Within the Candidatus Glassbacteria bacterium genome, the region GCCCGTGCGCTCTGATGTTTCCACCAGCCGCCAGCAATCGTCCACTGTCACCGCCGCAGGGACCTCGGTGGCCGCGTATTTCCCGGCCTCCATCGCAGCCACGCATACCGGAGTATGCAGCTCCCACGGGGTGGCGGTCATCACCGCGTCCAGGTCGTCGCGCTCCACCAGGCGACGGAAGTCCTCCGGACCGCGGGCGTACAGCTCCGGCCGCTGCCCGCCGGCCTGCTCGATCTCCCCGGCCGCCCGGTTCAGATGATCGCTGTCGATATCGCAGATCGCCGGGATTTCCACTCCGCCCACGCCCAGCATGGTGCGGATCAGGCCCGTCCCGCGGTTGCCCGTGCCCACGAACCCCAGCCGGACCGGACGGTCGAGGGGAGAGCGCAGTTGAGCTGCCTGCGGCTTGCCCACCGCGGCCAACAGCGCCGCTGTCCCCGCCGCGCCGGCGATAAACCGTCGCCGGTTGATGTTTTCCAGCTCTTTCATCAGCGTTCCTCATGTAAAAATGAACCGGGTGTGGAGGATGGCTTGAAACCCTGCCCGAGATTCTCAACAATCCTCTGGGCTCAAACATGCGCGGCCACCGGAAAACCCTTTCCCCAACCTTTTGGCGGTTACCAAGCAGGATACAGGTTCCCATCGGAGGGCCGGCTTATGCGTCGCCCGGCACAGGTAAAACACATCTCCCGCTTGCCTCGCAGGCACCCCCTTTATTACGGGGAATTTACGAGTTCTACCTTAGCAAAGTAACATCAGGTTGCAACGGGTTCCGCGCTGCCGGATTCCGGTAAGCTGCCCACCTCCAGCAGCCCCCTTCGCACGGCCTCGCGGTGGACCGGCCCCCACCAGCCGATCGGGCGGGTGCGGACGTAGTAGCGCACAAGATGGCCCATCTCGTCGTGGGGCGTCAGAAATGTCACCGGCAGATAAACCAGCATTCCCAGGCCCAGCAGGAGCCAGAATTGCTGGTACTCCAGCAGCTCGGGGATAACCCCGTAGGCCGGCAGCACCCAGACCACCAGCCAGCTCAGCGCCAGGTTGGCCAGCCAACTCGCCAGGTAGCCCCAACTGTTGAACCGCCACCAGACCACCTGCAGGATCGAGGGCAGCCACATGCCGGCGGTCATGATCCAGAGGGCGAATATCAGCCACTGGGTGATCGACTCCATCATCAGCCCGTAGAAAAACGAGCCCACCAGCAGGCAGACCGTGCTGACCCGGCCGATCCAGATCAGCCGCTGCTGGGTTGCCTTGGGGTTGAGATAGTGGTGGTAGAGGTCGCGGGTGAAATACATCGCGCCCAGGTTCAGGATCGTGCTGATACTGCTGAAATGGATCGCCAGGATCGCGGCGAAAAAACAGCCGACCATCCCTGCCGGCAGCACCTTGAACCCCATTACGAACCAGGCCATCTCGTAGTCCGCCGAGTCCTCGATATCGGGGAACAGGACGAAAAAGCCGAGAATCGCCACGGCCCAGATCGCGTTGCGGGTCAGCACCAGGGCGGTACCGGCGAAGATGCTGTAGGAGGCGTCGCGCACCGTGCGGGCGCTCTGGATCCGCTGGCTTTCGACATACCAGTCGATCGAGGTCCCCATCCCCAGGCCGCCCACCAGCGCCACGAACACCATCGTCAAAAACCAGGCCAGCGGGAAATCTCCGCTCAGAAAGCCGCTGAAATGCAGCGGGTTGAGCCGCCAGGATTCGCCCATCTCGGCCAGGCGCTCCACTATGCCACTCGGTCCGCCCACCGCCACGATCTGCCAGACCGAGACGATTATAATCAGCGCCGAGGCGATCACTCCCTGCTGAAAATCGGCCATCACCACGCCCCAGTAGCCGCTGAACAGGACATAGATCGCGCAGATCGAACTGAACAGCACCATCCCCACCCATTCAGGGTAGGCGGGAAACAGGAAATGAAATACTTTTCCCATCGCCAGCCCCACCCAGCCGAGGATGAACATGTTCATAAAAATCTGCCAGCCGGCCATCCAGCCGCGCAGCAGTTCCGCGCCCATCCCGGAAAACCGCAGACTCTGCCATTCGGCCTGGGTGTAGGCCAGGCTGCGGCGGAAAATCCGGCTGGATACAAAGGCACCGACTGCGCACCAGGCGGCGAAAAAGCTGTACCAGATCCCCGAAAGACCGAACCGGTAGACCACTCCGCCGATCCAGATCGGGGTGTCGGTGGCAGTGTGAGTGGCGTAGACACTGGTGGCCGGCAGCCACCAGGGCAGGCCGCGGCCGGCGAGGAAAAAATCGCTTTCGCTGCGGGAAGCCAGCCGGTAGAACAGCACCCCGCAGACCACCATCAGCAGGATATAAGCGATCACCCAGAACCAGTCGAGTGCGGTGAATTGAACCATCGGCAGCCTCTTTATCTTCTCGCTTTTATTGTCACCGTCTCAGCAGTCAATCCGCGTTGGCCGAGTGATCAATTCCGGGCCGGGGCGGGCGGCGCCTGCGCTTTCAAGCGCAGGCGGGCATGCGGGCGAAGCCCGCGCACGCGCGTACATGGTACGCGCGCCGCCCGCCCACTGCACTGAATCAGAAAATCCTTATTTTTTCCACTCCACAGGTTCGCACAACGCTTTCAGATTCTTTACCGGAGTGCCCGAGGGCACTTCGCAGCCGGCGGTGACCATGTACGGGTTGCCGACAATCTCGTAGGTCCGCCGCACATCCGCCCTGATCTCCTCCGCCGTGCCCGTGTAGACTCCATTGGCCGGGTCGATATTGCCGGCGATGCAGACATTTCCTCCCAGGGCCTCACGCACGGTTTTCATGTCGACCATGTGGTCCACGTCCATGATATCTATCCCCAGGCCGGCAATTCCGGGGAGAAGGTGGGTGGTGTCGCCGCAGATATGCAGCCGCACTTTAGCCCCCATCGCCCGAATAGCTCCCACCAGCTTTTTCTCCCGTGTCTGGATCATCGATTCGTACATGTCCGGCGATACCTGGCTGGCGACCGCATCGCCTATTCCGATCGTGTCCGCGCCGCTTTCCACCTGGATCCGCGCGAACTCGATCGCGACATCCACACAGATATCCATCAGTTCGCAAACCCATTCCGGATCATCGATCAGGTCCGTGAAAAAGCGGCTGACCCCGCGAAGGTCGGCGGCCTCGGCGGCGGGACCCTCCACCCAGCCCAGCACGGAGTATTGTTGTCCGTCGAGCTTGCGGTACATCCTGACCGCATCGATCCTGTCACGCATGCGCTCTGCGGTCAGGGGGTCGGGCCGGGGCAAAGTTTCCAGGTCCTTGTTATCGGACAATGGTGGTTTCGGGCAGCGCGGGACACCGTCGCGGACGTAAACTATCTCCGCGCCATAGCCTTGGGTTTCACGGTACGGATCGCTGATTGTCGATACCTGCTCGAACCCGAAATCACGGGCGCAGGCCAGGTTGGACTCCACCAGCACGTGATGGTCCGAGGCGAATGCTCCATAGTTGGAGCCGATATGCTCGGCGGCGAACTGCATCAGGATCGGCAGACGCGGCAGGAAATCCACAGGGTGGCCAGCCAGGACTGCCAGGTATCGCTCGAGAAAAGTCATCGGTCGCCGCCTCCGACAGGCAAGGTTTTCTAATGCAGCTCTTTTCCGAAACAATCGAATTGAATACTTGCGCAGGACAACCCAAGATAATATATCCAAATACCAACCGAAAGTGAGAACATGCTACCTTTACCAATCCTGTGGGAGTGAGAAAGATGGACAGGCGGGAATTTATCACGGGAACCACCCTGGGCGCCGCCAGTGGAGCGATCACCACTGCCGGGGAATCTCACGCCGCGCAGGCGGAAGCCGATTCGCCACCGGAGCGCAGGGTGCTGTTCCACTGCCACACCTTTCCTTATGCAAACGATCAGTTCCAGCGCGATCCTTCAACCGGGCTGCATCCCGGACACCCTGAACATCTGGCCGCTTTCATCGAGGGACTCGGTTTCGGGCGTGCAACCGCCATATCTCCGTTCGAGGTCCCCGAGGGACGTTGCACGAGCCGGATTGAACCTGGCCAGGACGGCCCGGGTTGGCTTAGCTCCAGCAGCCAAAAAGTCAACGACAAAATTATCCGGTTCGCCGCGCTCGATCCCGCGAAACCCGGCGAGACAGAGCGCCTGGAAAAGCTGGCCGCCGGTGGGTTTGCCGGAGTGAAATTCCACCCGGTAATCTGCCGGTTCGAGATCGACCCTGTGCGCGACAGCGAGTTTTATACCGTGCTT harbors:
- a CDS encoding Na+:solute symporter, which translates into the protein MVQFTALDWFWVIAYILLMVVCGVLFYRLASRSESDFFLAGRGLPWWLPATSVYATHTATDTPIWIGGVVYRFGLSGIWYSFFAAWCAVGAFVSSRIFRRSLAYTQAEWQSLRFSGMGAELLRGWMAGWQIFMNMFILGWVGLAMGKVFHFLFPAYPEWVGMVLFSSICAIYVLFSGYWGVVMADFQQGVIASALIIIVSVWQIVAVGGPSGIVERLAEMGESWRLNPLHFSGFLSGDFPLAWFLTMVFVALVGGLGMGTSIDWYVESQRIQSARTVRDASYSIFAGTALVLTRNAIWAVAILGFFVLFPDIEDSADYEMAWFVMGFKVLPAGMVGCFFAAILAIHFSSISTILNLGAMYFTRDLYHHYLNPKATQQRLIWIGRVSTVCLLVGSFFYGLMMESITQWLIFALWIMTAGMWLPSILQVVWWRFNSWGYLASWLANLALSWLVVWVLPAYGVIPELLEYQQFWLLLGLGMLVYLPVTFLTPHDEMGHLVRYYVRTRPIGWWGPVHREAVRRGLLEVGSLPESGSAEPVAT
- a CDS encoding amidohydrolase family protein, which produces MDRREFITGTTLGAASGAITTAGESHAAQAEADSPPERRVLFHCHTFPYANDQFQRDPSTGLHPGHPEHLAAFIEGLGFGRATAISPFEVPEGRCTSRIEPGQDGPGWLSSSSQKVNDKIIRFAALDPAKPGETERLEKLAAGGFAGVKFHPVICRFEIDPVRDSEFYTVLENLGLPLLIHTGVFGAGGSWPLEHYHPLKIDRLAWKYPGIPLILAHGGGAAFCREVLGLLQMHPASFLDLTHTLDSRYAWHIPQAELELIFSRIGTRKVIYGVDFPWYDEEDYRRDMASLAELGLDSEDFNRLLGENFLGLIEKV
- a CDS encoding uroporphyrinogen decarboxylase, with amino-acid sequence MTFLERYLAVLAGHPVDFLPRLPILMQFAAEHIGSNYGAFASDHHVLVESNLACARDFGFEQVSTISDPYRETQGYGAEIVYVRDGVPRCPKPPLSDNKDLETLPRPDPLTAERMRDRIDAVRMYRKLDGQQYSVLGWVEGPAAEAADLRGVSRFFTDLIDDPEWVCELMDICVDVAIEFARIQVESGADTIGIGDAVASQVSPDMYESMIQTREKKLVGAIRAMGAKVRLHICGDTTHLLPGIAGLGIDIMDVDHMVDMKTVREALGGNVCIAGNIDPANGVYTGTAEEIRADVRRTYEIVGNPYMVTAGCEVPSGTPVKNLKALCEPVEWKK